The Candidatus Binatia bacterium genome includes a window with the following:
- a CDS encoding multiheme c-type cytochrome, with translation MPLRDTQIALLAVLFSLMGGFRAGAAETGYAGSESCRPCHQGSFAAWRGSDHDRAMMPVTEPGAILGDFSNVRRRFGEVEARFFREGNAYRVEISEADGTRRTVEVLHAFGVDPLQQYLVSTGKGRLQALTLAWDSRPQNEGGQRWISLQTDGEVPPGDLMHWEGNAFRWNQMCADCHSTALRKSYQVDADRYATTYSDVDVGCEACHGPGAEHIRRAEDGDPTGLTLRLIGRGTWVPEEGGPQKIAAAEAATGGVSEIEVCGPCHARRSLIGDPIAGHGSFLDAYRPTFLEAGLYQLDGQILDEVYVYGSFLQSKMFAAGVTCSDCHEPHSLKLRAEGNGLCINCHNEAVFDAPAHHFHPQDSPGAQCVSCHMPERTYMRVDGRRDHGFRVPRPGLAHELGTSLVCLDCHADRDARWADAALSKRGKNPKPGKKFPRAFAASYAGDPRAAGLLAQVLGQPSESGIARGTAALLLGRHPGPEARRGLRQAARDADPLVRLGVASALQSLPEADRFAIGVPLLSDPRLAVRIEAGRALADMPAANLSAPDRQALQAAKASYREAQLAEADWPQSHLNLGMLEARQGNLPAARAHYEQSIRTGPDFIPGYVNLADTLRLEQKELEAAKVLRVGLAKAPGHPDLRHALGLSLVRQGDPASALNELREASIGAPENARYAYVYAVALHSSGDGSAARAVLQGALLRHPVDPMLLPLALSLSLEQNDRASARSYARQLLALDPENTAVAQLVRRLED, from the coding sequence ATGCCCTTGCGAGATACGCAAATCGCTCTGTTGGCGGTGCTTTTCAGCCTGATGGGCGGTTTTCGAGCGGGCGCAGCCGAGACGGGCTACGCAGGTTCGGAAAGCTGTCGCCCGTGTCACCAGGGCTCGTTTGCGGCCTGGCGTGGCTCGGACCACGACCGGGCGATGATGCCGGTGACCGAGCCCGGCGCGATTCTGGGTGATTTCTCGAACGTTCGCAGGCGTTTTGGCGAGGTTGAGGCTCGATTCTTCCGCGAAGGTAATGCTTACCGGGTGGAAATCTCGGAGGCCGACGGCACGCGTCGGACCGTCGAGGTTTTGCACGCATTCGGTGTAGATCCCCTCCAGCAGTATCTGGTGAGCACCGGCAAGGGCCGTTTGCAGGCGCTGACGCTTGCCTGGGACAGTCGCCCGCAAAATGAAGGCGGACAGCGTTGGATCAGCCTTCAGACCGACGGGGAGGTCCCCCCGGGCGATCTTATGCATTGGGAGGGTAATGCTTTCCGGTGGAACCAGATGTGCGCGGACTGTCACTCGACAGCACTTCGCAAGAGTTATCAGGTGGATGCCGATCGCTACGCCACGACTTATAGCGATGTCGATGTGGGTTGTGAGGCCTGTCATGGCCCCGGCGCCGAGCATATCCGTCGCGCCGAAGACGGAGACCCGACCGGCCTCACGCTGCGGCTGATCGGTCGGGGTACCTGGGTTCCCGAGGAGGGCGGGCCACAAAAGATAGCTGCGGCAGAGGCGGCGACCGGCGGCGTGTCCGAGATTGAGGTCTGCGGGCCCTGTCACGCGCGGCGCTCTCTGATTGGCGATCCGATTGCCGGCCATGGAAGTTTTCTTGACGCCTACCGTCCGACGTTCCTCGAGGCCGGCCTCTATCAACTCGATGGCCAGATCCTTGACGAGGTCTATGTCTACGGATCGTTTTTGCAGAGCAAGATGTTTGCTGCGGGTGTCACCTGCAGCGATTGCCACGAGCCGCACAGCCTGAAGTTGCGCGCCGAGGGGAACGGGCTTTGCATCAACTGTCATAATGAGGCTGTTTTTGATGCGCCGGCACATCATTTCCACCCCCAGGACTCGCCTGGTGCGCAATGTGTTTCCTGCCATATGCCGGAGCGAACCTATATGCGTGTGGATGGGCGTCGGGACCATGGTTTCCGAGTGCCCCGGCCTGGTCTGGCGCATGAACTGGGCACATCGCTGGTATGTCTTGATTGTCATGCGGATCGCGATGCGCGATGGGCGGATGCCGCGCTCTCGAAAAGAGGGAAAAATCCCAAGCCCGGCAAGAAGTTCCCCCGCGCTTTTGCGGCGTCATATGCCGGAGATCCGCGGGCGGCGGGGCTGCTGGCTCAGGTATTGGGGCAACCTTCGGAGAGCGGTATCGCCCGCGGTACCGCAGCGCTGCTCTTGGGTCGCCATCCCGGTCCGGAAGCCCGACGGGGGCTTCGGCAGGCTGCCCGGGATGCCGACCCGCTGGTCCGGCTGGGCGTGGCCTCGGCGCTGCAGAGTCTGCCGGAGGCAGACAGGTTCGCCATCGGTGTGCCGCTGCTCTCCGATCCTCGACTTGCGGTGCGGATCGAGGCGGGGCGCGCGCTTGCCGATATGCCTGCGGCGAATCTTTCGGCTCCCGATCGGCAAGCGTTGCAGGCGGCAAAAGCTTCCTACCGTGAGGCACAGTTGGCTGAGGCCGACTGGCCGCAGTCCCACCTGAATCTGGGAATGCTGGAGGCACGGCAGGGAAATTTACCGGCAGCGCGCGCTCACTACGAGCAGTCGATTCGCACCGGGCCTGATTTCATCCCTGGTTATGTGAACCTGGCAGATACCCTTCGCCTCGAGCAGAAGGAACTCGAGGCGGCCAAAGTTCTGCGCGTTGGGTTGGCAAAGGCACCGGGGCATCCAGACCTTCGTCACGCTCTCGGTTTGTCGCTGGTGCGGCAGGGCGACCCGGCGTCGGCCTTGAACGAACTGCGCGAAGCGTCGATCGGAGCGCCGGAAAATGCCCGATATGCGTACGTATATGCGGTTGCCTTGCATTCTTCCGGGGATGGATCTGCGGCGCGCGCCGTCTTGCAGGGGGCGCTCTTGCGCCATCCTGTCGATCCGATGCTCCTGCCGCTGGCCCTGTCTTTGAGTCTGGAGCAGAACGATCGCGCTTCTGCGCGCTCATACGCCAGGCAGTTGCTTGCTCTCGATCCGGAAAACACCGCAGTTGCGCAACTGGTGCGCCGGTTGGAAGACTGA